The following are encoded together in the Cerasicoccus sp. TK19100 genome:
- the aspS gene encoding aspartate--tRNA ligase gives MKRTHTCSQLNQANADESVTLIGWVESVRDHGGVLFVDLRDRAGLTQIVFHPDYPEIHEIAGRLKDESVIQVTGIVKLREPSTVNKNLPTGEIEVSAREVIVHNMCETLPFPLEDAKAEKVNEDLRLQYRYLDLRRPKMREMMTIRSKATKSCRDYLADNEFLEIETPAMFKSTPEGAREFLVPSRLNPGDFYALSQSPQQYKQMLMVAGMERYYQIARCFRDEDLRADRQPEFTQIDIEMSFIEREDMYALIEGMLQKMWKDVLDVDVPTPFPRLTYVDAMNRYGVDKPDTRFDMELVDLSEDLKDTGFKVFSSVIKGGGVVKAINAKGLGDISQGEVKAMEDVAKSLGAKGLAYIVVRGDDVKEWRSPIIKFFSEDELNALKTKLSIEDGDLILFAASKWEQACSILGRIRLESAQLLKKRGKLEISESQYNFLWVVDFPLMLFDEEAGRYVAAHHPFTAPHPEDIDKLDTDTKNCRSQAYDVVLNGSEIGGGSIRIHQPELQDRVFKNVLQMPQEVIESRFGYMIKAFKFGAPPHGGIALGLDRLAAILGNAKSIREVIAFPKTQRGQDLMTMAPGPATDKQLRDLHIAVTKLED, from the coding sequence ATGAAACGGACCCATACATGCAGCCAGTTGAACCAAGCCAACGCGGACGAGTCAGTCACCCTGATTGGGTGGGTTGAGTCGGTTCGCGACCACGGCGGCGTTCTCTTCGTTGACCTGCGCGACCGCGCCGGGTTGACCCAGATTGTGTTCCACCCCGATTACCCGGAAATCCATGAAATCGCCGGCCGTCTCAAGGACGAGTCCGTCATTCAGGTCACGGGTATCGTCAAACTGCGCGAGCCGTCGACCGTTAATAAGAATTTGCCGACCGGCGAGATCGAAGTCTCCGCGCGCGAAGTCATCGTCCACAACATGTGTGAGACGCTGCCCTTCCCGCTGGAAGACGCCAAGGCTGAGAAGGTCAATGAAGACCTCCGCCTGCAGTACCGCTACCTCGACCTGCGCCGCCCAAAGATGCGCGAGATGATGACCATCCGCTCCAAGGCGACCAAGTCCTGCCGCGACTACCTGGCCGACAACGAGTTTCTCGAAATCGAGACGCCGGCCATGTTTAAGTCGACTCCGGAAGGCGCGCGCGAGTTCCTCGTGCCGAGCCGCCTGAACCCGGGCGACTTCTACGCGCTGTCCCAGAGCCCGCAGCAATACAAGCAGATGCTGATGGTGGCCGGTATGGAGCGCTACTATCAGATCGCCCGTTGCTTCCGCGACGAAGACCTTCGCGCCGACCGTCAGCCCGAGTTTACTCAGATCGATATCGAGATGAGCTTCATCGAGCGCGAAGATATGTATGCGCTGATCGAAGGCATGCTCCAGAAGATGTGGAAGGACGTGCTCGACGTCGATGTGCCCACGCCGTTCCCGCGCCTGACCTACGTTGACGCGATGAACCGCTACGGCGTCGACAAGCCCGACACCCGTTTCGACATGGAGCTCGTCGACCTCTCTGAAGACCTCAAGGACACCGGCTTTAAGGTGTTCTCCTCCGTCATCAAGGGCGGCGGCGTGGTCAAGGCGATCAACGCCAAGGGCCTCGGCGACATTTCCCAGGGCGAAGTCAAGGCGATGGAAGACGTGGCCAAGAGCCTCGGTGCCAAGGGCCTGGCCTACATCGTCGTCCGTGGCGACGACGTCAAGGAATGGCGCTCGCCGATCATCAAGTTCTTCAGCGAAGACGAGCTCAACGCGCTCAAGACCAAGCTCAGCATCGAAGACGGCGACCTGATTCTGTTCGCCGCCTCGAAGTGGGAGCAGGCTTGCTCGATCCTCGGCCGCATCCGCCTCGAGTCCGCCCAGCTCCTCAAGAAGCGCGGCAAGCTCGAGATCTCGGAAAGCCAATACAACTTCCTTTGGGTCGTGGACTTCCCGCTCATGCTCTTTGACGAAGAGGCAGGCCGCTATGTCGCCGCGCACCACCCGTTCACGGCTCCGCACCCGGAAGACATCGACAAGCTGGACACGGACACCAAAAACTGCCGCTCGCAAGCCTACGACGTCGTGCTCAACGGCTCGGAAATCGGTGGTGGCTCGATCCGTATTCACCAGCCCGAGCTGCAGGACCGCGTCTTCAAGAACGTGCTCCAAATGCCGCAGGAAGTGATCGAGTCGCGCTTCGGCTACATGATCAAGGCCTTCAAATTCGGCGCCCCGCCTCACGGTGGCATCGCGCTCGGCCTTGACCGTCTGGCCGCGATCCTCGGCAACGCCAAGTCCATCCGCGAAGTCATTGCGTTCCCGAAGACCCAGCGTGGTCAGGACCTGATGACCATGGCCCCCGGACCGGCAACCGACAAGCAGCTCCGCGACCTCCACATCGCCGTCACCAAGCTCGAAGACTAG